One Paenibacillus riograndensis SBR5 DNA segment encodes these proteins:
- a CDS encoding ABC transporter permease encodes MDFTTQLLIAAISAGTPLLLATLGGILNERAGIIQLGAEGLMLMGAVTTCIVYIRSGNLLLALLAAIAVTAVLGLVHAFLCVTLRANQTMSGLAMTLFGSGLSAYLGKSISGIPLPGTSPKLDLGWVKGIPVVGDIFGRMDGLTWFSLLLVLVLHLLIHRTSWGLHLRAVGDSPATADVMGIRVQLIRYSYITAGTALIGLAGADMVLAYAPTWNEGLTAGRGWIAVGLVIFARWNPLRALFCAYFFGALDSLGFRIQLLGSIIPPYFLKMIPYVVTILVLMYLGYRNRNKPSGTPESLGTPYIREQRF; translated from the coding sequence ATGGATTTCACAACACAGTTATTAATAGCCGCCATATCCGCCGGGACACCGCTGCTCCTCGCTACACTCGGCGGCATCCTGAATGAGCGGGCGGGCATCATCCAGCTGGGTGCCGAAGGGCTGATGCTGATGGGGGCGGTCACAACCTGCATCGTCTACATCCGCAGCGGGAACCTGCTGCTTGCCCTGCTTGCGGCCATTGCCGTAACCGCCGTATTGGGTCTGGTCCATGCCTTCCTGTGTGTTACCCTGCGCGCGAACCAGACCATGTCCGGCCTGGCGATGACGCTGTTTGGCAGTGGCCTCAGCGCTTACTTAGGCAAGTCCATCAGCGGCATTCCGCTGCCGGGAACTTCGCCCAAGCTGGATCTGGGCTGGGTGAAGGGGATTCCGGTGGTTGGAGATATTTTTGGCCGGATGGATGGCCTGACCTGGTTCAGCCTGCTGCTGGTGCTGGTTCTGCATCTCCTGATCCACCGCACGTCCTGGGGTCTGCATTTGCGGGCAGTCGGAGACAGTCCGGCGACAGCGGATGTTATGGGCATTCGTGTGCAGCTGATCCGTTACAGTTACATCACTGCCGGGACCGCTCTAATTGGTCTGGCAGGTGCCGATATGGTGCTCGCCTACGCGCCGACATGGAATGAAGGGCTGACAGCAGGCCGGGGCTGGATTGCGGTGGGCCTCGTCATCTTCGCGCGATGGAATCCGCTGCGTGCATTATTCTGTGCCTATTTCTTCGGGGCGCTCGATTCACTGGGCTTCCGCATCCAACTGCTCGGCAGTATTATTCCGCCATATTTCCTTAAAATGATACCGTACGTGGTAACCATCCTGGTGCTCATGTACCTCGGTTACCGCAACCGCAACAAGCCATCCGGCACACCGGAATCCCTGGGCACGCCGTACATTCGTGAGCAGCGGTTCTGA
- a CDS encoding ABC transporter ATP-binding protein — MQDPSVEMRGIVKKFGSVTASNQVDFSANAGEIHALLGENGAGKSTVMSMLSGVYRADEGEILLHGQPARIRSPKDAALLGVGMVFQNFRLVQSLTAAENIVLGEKSSFWRGSKWIKNKHREIEALAEQFGLMFPVDRPVWQLSVGEQQRVEIVKTLYRGAEIIILDEPTSVLTPGEAEQLFATLQVMKQAGKTVIMTTHKMKEVMASSDRISVMRKGKMIATLATSGTDELELARLMVGREVEIIRREREAAPGKPLLVVSNLEVTADHGRKALDGMSLQVCEGEIVGVAGVAGNGQKELAEVLTGLRTWKNGDIIFDGGPVKSASVRGAIDSGISHVPENRMKSGLAGRLGSVDNLLFKSYRSSGHSKFGFLKAAKNRSWSQELVERFNVKTPALDTPVQQLSGGNQQKLLFAREVSHQPKLMVAVHPTQGLDVGATAGVHELLMELRSRGSGVLLISEDLDELLQLSDRILVIYNGSIIGESDHEHADREHIGLLMAGIRSKEASAI, encoded by the coding sequence ATGCAGGACCCTTCGGTTGAGATGCGCGGGATCGTGAAGAAATTCGGTTCTGTAACGGCAAGCAATCAAGTCGATTTTTCGGCAAATGCGGGTGAGATTCACGCGCTGCTTGGTGAGAACGGAGCAGGTAAAAGCACAGTCATGAGTATGCTCTCAGGGGTGTACAGAGCGGATGAGGGTGAAATTCTCCTTCACGGCCAGCCGGCCAGAATCCGTTCCCCCAAAGATGCTGCACTTCTTGGCGTCGGCATGGTTTTTCAAAACTTCAGACTGGTGCAAAGCCTCACGGCAGCGGAAAATATCGTGCTTGGCGAAAAGTCGTCTTTCTGGCGGGGGAGCAAATGGATCAAAAACAAACATAGGGAAATTGAAGCTCTGGCAGAGCAATTCGGGCTGATGTTCCCGGTGGACCGTCCGGTCTGGCAGCTGTCCGTCGGCGAGCAGCAGCGTGTGGAGATCGTTAAGACACTCTACCGGGGGGCGGAGATCATCATTTTGGATGAACCGACCTCAGTATTAACTCCCGGCGAGGCGGAACAGCTGTTTGCGACCCTGCAGGTCATGAAGCAGGCCGGCAAGACGGTGATCATGACTACGCATAAAATGAAGGAGGTTATGGCCTCCTCTGACCGCATTTCTGTTATGCGCAAAGGTAAAATGATAGCTACGCTGGCTACTTCCGGGACCGATGAGCTGGAGCTGGCGCGGCTGATGGTAGGGCGTGAGGTTGAAATCATCCGCCGGGAACGTGAAGCTGCGCCCGGTAAGCCGCTCCTGGTTGTCAGCAATCTGGAAGTTACTGCAGACCATGGCCGCAAGGCGCTGGACGGGATGTCGCTTCAAGTATGCGAAGGGGAGATTGTGGGGGTTGCCGGAGTGGCCGGCAATGGACAAAAGGAATTGGCAGAGGTATTGACAGGGCTTAGAACCTGGAAGAACGGCGATATCATATTTGATGGCGGACCGGTAAAATCGGCTTCGGTACGGGGCGCCATTGATTCGGGAATCTCCCATGTGCCGGAGAACCGGATGAAGAGCGGCCTCGCCGGACGCCTGGGCTCCGTGGATAACCTGCTGTTCAAGTCTTACCGCAGCAGCGGCCACTCCAAATTCGGATTCCTGAAGGCGGCCAAAAACCGCTCCTGGTCACAGGAGCTTGTCGAACGCTTCAATGTTAAGACGCCTGCGCTGGATACACCAGTACAGCAGTTATCCGGCGGCAATCAGCAGAAGCTGCTGTTCGCCCGCGAGGTCAGCCACCAGCCAAAGCTGATGGTAGCCGTCCATCCTACGCAAGGGCTGGATGTAGGTGCTACTGCAGGTGTGCATGAGCTGCTGATGGAGCTGCGCAGCAGGGGCAGCGGAGTATTGCTGATATCGGAGGATCTGGATGAACTGCTCCAGCTCTCTGACCGGATTCTGGTGATCTATAACGGTTCGATTATAGGAGAGAGCGATCATGAGCATGCGGACCGGGAGCATATCGGCCTGCTCATGGCCGGAATCCGGAGCAAGGAGGCAAGTGCCATATGA
- a CDS encoding BMP family ABC transporter substrate-binding protein — protein MKKRGQALSFSFAIMFLLAVVLAGCGSNNNSGTNAGGTEAPAASNAGTATEAAATEPAAEKPRVAFVYIGPPGDGGYTYQHDQGRLYMEKELGIKADTVENVPESADAERIITELAQNHDIVFTTSFGYMDYTLNVANKFPKVKFLHASGYKTAANMGTYFGKNYQGSYLAGIAAGKMTKKNHLGYVGAFPISEVIYNLNAFTLGAQSVNPEVKVDVVWTNTWYDPATERQAAISLLDKGADVLLAYQDSPATLQAAAERGAFAGGNDSDMGKYGPDHYLTNPVWNWGPYYVKAVQSVMDGTWKSEQYSGDMADGMIDIAPFGSKVPDDVKKLVEDAKAKIISGELDIFTGPISDNQGKVQVQEGQKLTLDEVLSMNWLAKGIEGTIPK, from the coding sequence ATGAAAAAAAGGGGTCAGGCACTATCATTCAGCTTCGCAATAATGTTCCTGTTGGCGGTGGTTTTGGCAGGTTGCGGCAGCAACAATAATTCCGGCACAAATGCTGGCGGTACGGAGGCTCCGGCGGCATCGAACGCAGGCACAGCGACAGAGGCAGCGGCAACAGAGCCGGCAGCAGAGAAGCCGAGGGTTGCTTTTGTCTACATTGGACCTCCGGGTGACGGTGGATATACGTATCAGCATGATCAGGGCCGCCTGTATATGGAAAAGGAGCTGGGCATTAAGGCGGACACTGTGGAAAATGTTCCGGAAAGCGCCGATGCCGAACGCATCATCACCGAGCTTGCCCAGAATCATGACATTGTATTTACAACGAGCTTCGGATATATGGACTACACCCTTAACGTAGCCAATAAATTTCCAAAGGTGAAATTCCTGCATGCTTCCGGCTACAAAACAGCTGCCAACATGGGAACGTACTTCGGCAAAAACTATCAGGGCAGCTACCTGGCCGGTATCGCAGCCGGCAAAATGACCAAAAAGAATCACCTGGGTTACGTGGGAGCCTTCCCGATCAGCGAGGTGATTTATAATCTTAACGCCTTCACATTGGGCGCGCAAAGCGTAAATCCCGAAGTGAAGGTGGATGTAGTCTGGACGAATACCTGGTATGACCCGGCAACGGAGCGCCAGGCGGCAATCAGCCTTTTGGATAAAGGTGCAGATGTGCTGCTCGCCTATCAGGATTCACCTGCCACCCTGCAGGCTGCGGCTGAACGCGGTGCTTTTGCTGGTGGAAACGACTCTGACATGGGCAAATACGGACCGGATCATTATCTGACCAACCCTGTATGGAACTGGGGCCCTTATTATGTGAAGGCTGTGCAATCTGTTATGGACGGAACCTGGAAGAGCGAGCAGTATTCCGGGGATATGGCGGATGGTATGATCGATATTGCGCCATTCGGCAGCAAGGTTCCGGATGATGTGAAAAAGCTCGTGGAGGACGCCAAAGCCAAAATTATCAGCGGAGAGCTGGATATATTCACAGGCCCTATATCTGACAACCAGGGCAAGGTTCAGGTCCAGGAAGGCCAAAAGCTGACGCTTGATGAGGTTCTGTCCATGAACTGGCTGGCCAAAGGCATTGAAGGCACCATCCCGAAATAA
- a CDS encoding ABC transporter permease yields MSSKNASDAVLLNSVPAKSAKRLPMRLEYDASRTRSPWWSPILSIILALLLCAVFIAANGMSPVAVYDKMFRGAFGTSYGITETMVKAIPLLLCGLGIAVAYRISVWNIGAEGQLTVGAMAATAVTIYFPGLSSFWSIALMLVFGTAAGALWGLMTAIPRTHFGVNELITSLMLNYVALLALDYVVFGPWKDPKGFNFPGSPMFTAAQSLPVLGATRLHIGLIFGLVAVAIYYLMIRFTRWGYELRLIGANPTAARYAGIHIKKHIMIVMLISGGLAGIAGMAEVSGVTHKLMQGISPGYGYTAIIVAWLAKLNPLGLIVTSVLFGGLIVGGYSVQTIGLPSSISEMLQGAILFFLIAGDMIHRFRIRRNA; encoded by the coding sequence ATGAGTTCCAAAAATGCAAGTGATGCCGTGCTGCTGAATTCCGTTCCGGCCAAATCCGCCAAACGGCTTCCGATGCGTCTGGAGTATGATGCAAGCCGCACCCGCTCTCCCTGGTGGTCGCCGATTCTGTCCATCATCCTGGCGCTTTTGCTCTGTGCGGTATTCATTGCCGCCAACGGCATGAGTCCGGTTGCCGTATACGACAAAATGTTCCGCGGGGCCTTCGGCACCTCTTACGGCATCACGGAAACGATGGTCAAAGCGATACCGCTGCTGCTCTGCGGACTTGGCATCGCTGTTGCGTACCGGATTTCTGTATGGAATATCGGTGCGGAAGGCCAGCTTACCGTTGGGGCAATGGCTGCTACGGCGGTGACCATTTATTTTCCCGGCCTGTCTTCCTTCTGGTCCATTGCCCTGATGCTGGTGTTCGGAACAGCCGCCGGAGCGCTCTGGGGGCTCATGACGGCAATTCCGCGGACCCATTTCGGCGTCAATGAGCTGATTACCTCGCTGATGCTGAATTATGTGGCCCTGCTCGCGCTGGATTATGTAGTGTTTGGTCCCTGGAAGGACCCTAAAGGCTTCAACTTTCCGGGCTCACCTATGTTCACCGCTGCCCAGTCGCTGCCGGTCCTGGGGGCTACACGACTGCATATCGGGCTGATTTTTGGCCTGGTAGCAGTAGCCATCTATTATCTGATGATCCGCTTTACCCGCTGGGGCTATGAGCTGCGGCTGATTGGCGCCAACCCCACCGCTGCACGTTATGCGGGGATTCACATCAAAAAGCACATTATGATCGTCATGCTGATCAGCGGCGGTCTGGCCGGCATCGCGGGAATGGCTGAGGTTTCCGGGGTCACCCACAAGCTGATGCAGGGAATCTCACCGGGTTACGGCTATACGGCGATCATTGTCGCCTGGCTTGCCAAGCTGAATCCGCTTGGTCTGATCGTTACCTCGGTCCTGTTCGGCGGCCTCATTGTCGGCGGCTACAGTGTGCAGACCATCGGGCTGCCTTCGTCCATTTCGGAAATGCTGCAGGGCGCAATCCTGTTTTTCCTGATTGCCGGCGATATGATCCACCGTTTCCGCATCCGCCGGAATGCATAG
- a CDS encoding amidase gives MAVHNLYGAFIEPELEVTGSGSGKLAGFSFAVKDVFAVAGHCSSAGNPDWLRSHPPSAAHSAVVSMLLQSGATLRGATHTDELMYSLGGENYHYGTPVNPLAKDRIPGGSSSGSAVAVAAGNVDFALGTDTGGSVRVPSAYCGVYGFRPTHGAVEMEGVIPLAPGFDTVGWITACPELLLQAGEVLLGAAAPGSRGGAMGKLHIAPEAWALADADSAASLRNGLQLLQAGAGWSGATEIAPEGLKTWMNVFRELQGAEIWATHGAWIERAQPLFGPDIAARFAWAAGLAGQDHSRALRMRGEIAARLRQLLGEDSCIVLPTVPGPAPLRGGDLAQLEQNRSGAMMLSCIAGLAGLPQVTLPVIGPAGLPLGLSVIGGHGQDLRLLSWVREIWQQS, from the coding sequence ATGGCTGTTCATAATTTATACGGCGCATTTATTGAACCGGAGCTTGAGGTAACGGGTTCGGGAAGCGGAAAGCTGGCTGGATTTAGCTTTGCAGTAAAAGATGTATTCGCAGTTGCCGGGCACTGCTCTTCTGCCGGCAACCCGGATTGGCTTCGCAGCCATCCCCCGTCTGCTGCACATTCGGCAGTGGTCAGCATGCTGCTGCAGTCCGGAGCTACCCTGCGGGGAGCCACACATACCGATGAGCTGATGTACAGCCTCGGCGGGGAGAATTACCACTACGGCACGCCGGTCAATCCGCTGGCTAAGGACCGCATTCCCGGCGGCTCCTCCAGCGGTTCAGCGGTGGCGGTAGCCGCCGGCAATGTGGATTTTGCGCTGGGCACGGATACCGGTGGTTCGGTCCGTGTGCCTTCTGCGTACTGCGGCGTGTACGGCTTCCGCCCGACGCATGGTGCGGTGGAGATGGAAGGTGTGATTCCGCTCGCGCCGGGCTTCGACACCGTGGGCTGGATCACAGCCTGCCCGGAGCTGCTGCTGCAGGCAGGCGAGGTGCTGCTCGGGGCGGCAGCTCCCGGCAGCAGGGGAGGCGCGATGGGCAAGCTGCACATCGCGCCGGAGGCTTGGGCGCTGGCTGATGCGGATAGCGCAGCCAGCTTGCGGAACGGCCTGCAGCTGCTGCAGGCCGGTGCGGGCTGGTCCGGCGCGACGGAGATCGCGCCGGAGGGGCTGAAGACATGGATGAATGTCTTCAGGGAACTGCAGGGCGCCGAGATATGGGCGACCCATGGGGCATGGATAGAGCGTGCGCAGCCGCTCTTTGGCCCGGACATCGCCGCCCGCTTCGCGTGGGCGGCGGGCCTGGCCGGGCAGGACCACAGCCGCGCGCTGCGGATGCGCGGTGAGATTGCCGCCCGGCTGCGGCAGTTGCTTGGGGAGGACAGCTGCATCGTCCTCCCGACCGTGCCAGGCCCCGCACCACTGCGCGGCGGGGATCTGGCACAGCTGGAGCAGAACCGCAGCGGCGCTATGATGCTCAGCTGCATCGCCGGCTTAGCCGGTCTGCCGCAGGTGACGCTGCCGGTGATTGGCCCCGCCGGCTTGCCGCTTGGCTTGTCGGTGATCGGCGGGCATGGCCAGGATCTGCGCCTGCTCTCCTGGGTCCGGGAGATTTGGCAACAGAGCTAG
- the uraD gene encoding 2-oxo-4-hydroxy-4-carboxy-5-ureidoimidazoline decarboxylase, which translates to MTTPPLLWTLEEINRMSKEEFVANLGGIFEHSPWVAEGAYKHTPFQSAAQLHGMMLDTARNAEHSRVEALLRAHPDLATRLQVSPLSASEQQGAGLDRLSPEEFARLTELNRVYTEKFRFPFILAVRGKDKDDIIQSIEARVNRSQEEEWEQALAEIGKITAFRLNDLIREKEA; encoded by the coding sequence ATGACGACACCGCCTTTATTGTGGACACTGGAAGAGATTAACCGTATGAGCAAGGAGGAATTTGTAGCGAACCTCGGCGGAATCTTTGAACATTCGCCATGGGTGGCGGAAGGTGCCTATAAGCATACTCCGTTTCAATCCGCTGCCCAGCTGCACGGCATGATGCTGGATACTGCGCGAAATGCGGAGCATAGCCGGGTAGAAGCGCTTCTGCGTGCACACCCGGATCTGGCGACCCGGCTCCAGGTGAGCCCGTTATCGGCGTCAGAGCAGCAGGGGGCGGGACTGGACCGTCTGAGCCCGGAAGAATTTGCAAGGCTTACGGAATTGAACAGGGTGTATACGGAGAAATTCCGCTTTCCTTTTATCCTGGCCGTGCGCGGCAAGGATAAGGATGACATCATTCAGTCCATTGAAGCGCGTGTGAACCGTTCGCAAGAGGAAGAGTGGGAGCAGGCGCTTGCCGAGATCGGCAAAATTACCGCCTTCCGGCTGAACGATCTGATCCGGGAGAAGGAAGCATGA
- the uraH gene encoding hydroxyisourate hydrolase — protein MSGRLTTHVLDLSRGLPAAGMKLQLWNLAEGTGKLLREAETNDDGRLDAPLLEGAELVPGCYELLFMAGDYFRGSRLEERLGDEEVFFLEQIPIRFNITNASEHYHVPLLVAPGGYSTYRGS, from the coding sequence ATGAGCGGGCGCTTGACGACTCATGTGCTGGACCTGTCGCGGGGACTGCCGGCCGCAGGCATGAAGCTGCAGCTTTGGAATCTTGCGGAAGGTACAGGGAAGCTGCTGCGGGAAGCGGAGACGAATGATGACGGCAGGCTGGATGCTCCGTTGCTGGAAGGAGCGGAGCTGGTTCCCGGCTGCTATGAGCTGCTGTTCATGGCAGGGGATTATTTTCGCGGCAGCAGACTGGAGGAACGGCTCGGCGATGAAGAGGTTTTTTTCCTCGAGCAGATCCCGATCCGGTTCAATATCACCAATGCTTCAGAGCATTATCATGTTCCGCTGCTTGTTGCGCCCGGAGGATACAGTACATACCGGGGAAGCTGA
- a CDS encoding PucR family transcriptional regulator, translating to MNLTVEEALSVYPLSEAKLIAGSKGKHRVIKSVNVMDAPDISDWIKEGEMLLTTAYLIKDSLEDASALLQTLNRRGSAGLGIKLGRFWDAVPEKLIAEAEKMNFPLIELPFQFTFSDQMNGLFRAELTRSTSVLQSIMEKQRKLMRFALRSGRSRPLFESVSEVIETPLAVVSARGDVVFNNSDNAVPQLLEGWPWQSRNQRFRIGDKIGFRLPLLQGGKCSGYLLYCSIDPLLLPVEESLFIQGAELISYHLHSGYEDYFEHAGHREFSGLLRLCLNGGMPCAEMAQAASKLEVGLLQAPFQLMLTDTVASGDARQTELHRLKEEYLEHPLLRDLNGIHVMMNEGLVSLYPAEPYSPEQFRELVNACFGNLKFDKGYYPRAALSSAKVKPEGLKEAFAEIKECMGMFQHWGAHGNVVHYRQLELNLLLGRIPAETMEKYCSSSLRGLQSREPDYVREMLHTLEVYLENDGHVNETAKKLFIHRNTATYRIEKLSELLDVDFKKINDLMRLKLVFIFRKMLERE from the coding sequence ATGAATCTTACGGTTGAAGAAGCGTTGTCCGTTTACCCTTTGTCTGAAGCGAAGCTGATTGCCGGTTCGAAGGGGAAACACCGGGTGATCAAATCTGTCAATGTAATGGACGCTCCCGATATCTCTGACTGGATCAAAGAGGGGGAGATGCTCCTTACAACAGCTTATTTGATCAAGGACAGTCTGGAGGATGCTTCGGCTCTGCTCCAGACCTTGAACCGGCGCGGTTCGGCGGGGCTTGGCATCAAGCTGGGGCGTTTTTGGGACGCTGTGCCGGAGAAGCTGATTGCCGAAGCGGAAAAGATGAATTTTCCGCTGATTGAGCTGCCGTTCCAGTTCACCTTCTCGGACCAGATGAACGGACTGTTCCGTGCGGAGCTTACGCGCAGCACCAGTGTGCTGCAGAGCATAATGGAGAAGCAGCGGAAGCTGATGCGGTTCGCCTTGCGCTCGGGACGCAGCCGCCCGTTGTTCGAATCGGTATCTGAAGTGATCGAAACTCCGCTCGCTGTAGTCAGCGCCCGGGGGGATGTAGTGTTCAACAATTCGGACAACGCTGTACCGCAGCTGCTGGAAGGCTGGCCCTGGCAAAGCCGGAATCAGCGCTTCCGGATCGGTGACAAGATCGGGTTCAGGCTTCCATTGCTGCAAGGCGGTAAGTGCTCCGGCTATCTTTTATACTGCTCCATTGATCCATTGCTGCTGCCGGTAGAAGAAAGCTTGTTCATCCAGGGAGCCGAGCTGATCTCCTATCATCTTCATTCGGGTTATGAGGATTATTTCGAGCATGCCGGGCATAGGGAGTTCAGCGGACTCCTGCGGCTCTGCCTGAACGGCGGAATGCCCTGCGCTGAAATGGCGCAGGCTGCTTCCAAGCTGGAAGTGGGGCTGCTGCAGGCACCGTTTCAGCTGATGCTTACCGATACGGTCGCCTCCGGGGATGCACGCCAGACCGAACTGCACCGTTTGAAAGAAGAATATCTGGAACATCCGCTGCTGCGCGATCTGAACGGCATCCATGTAATGATGAATGAAGGCCTGGTATCACTGTATCCGGCAGAGCCGTACAGTCCTGAGCAGTTCCGGGAACTGGTCAATGCCTGTTTTGGCAATTTAAAATTCGATAAAGGTTATTATCCCCGGGCCGCGCTCAGCAGCGCTAAGGTCAAACCGGAAGGGTTGAAGGAGGCTTTTGCCGAGATTAAGGAGTGTATGGGAATGTTCCAGCATTGGGGAGCACACGGAAATGTTGTACACTACCGGCAGCTTGAGCTGAATCTGCTGCTTGGCCGGATCCCGGCAGAAACGATGGAGAAATACTGCAGCAGCAGCCTGCGGGGCCTGCAAAGCCGGGAACCGGATTATGTCAGGGAGATGCTGCATACGCTGGAGGTCTATCTGGAGAATGACGGACATGTAAATGAGACGGCCAAAAAGCTGTTTATTCACCGCAATACCGCCACTTACCGGATCGAGAAGCTGAGCGAGCTGCTGGATGTGGATTTCAAAAAAATCAATGACCTGATGCGCCTGAAGCTGGTGTTTATTTTCCGGAAAATGCTGGAGCGAGAATGA
- a CDS encoding allantoinase — MEEAYELIIRNGDVVLPGEVRKLDVGVQDGKIAALGQGLQAAAATTVIDAEGQYVLPGMIDMHVHFNEPAFGHWEGFRSGSAALAAGGCTCYADMPLNGNPPTVNRAALQLKAEAASGNSAVDYMLWGGLVPGNLAELEGLAAAGVTGFKAFISNPGGEGEGRFREVDDGTLFLGMQKIAALGGILALHAESEDITAMLSAGAVRSGRTGARDFAASRPAMAELEAVSRALLYSERTGCRLHFVHISTAAAVEMIHAAKRRGLDVTAETCPHYLVLNEDSMEQLGPVAKCAPPLRSTQEQQELWKVLAEGRIDLIASDHSPCPPELKFDPGLTFFEAWGGISGAQSSLELMFHEGVHMRGLPVTQVSALLSGQPARRFGLDHRKGSIAPGLDADLVLLNPKAGYTLAAGDLLYRHKHSPYIGMTLSCKVTTTVCRGNVVYTAEQGVVSADKGEWLQIYNAQQAP; from the coding sequence ATGGAGGAAGCATACGAGCTTATTATCAGAAATGGGGATGTTGTGCTGCCCGGAGAAGTGCGCAAGCTGGATGTGGGGGTACAGGACGGCAAAATTGCCGCACTGGGCCAGGGGCTTCAGGCAGCAGCAGCTACAACTGTTATTGATGCAGAAGGGCAGTATGTGCTGCCGGGGATGATTGATATGCATGTCCATTTTAATGAGCCGGCGTTCGGTCACTGGGAAGGCTTCCGCAGCGGTTCGGCTGCACTGGCGGCAGGAGGCTGCACCTGTTATGCGGATATGCCGCTGAACGGCAATCCGCCTACGGTGAACAGGGCTGCGCTGCAGTTGAAGGCAGAAGCTGCCTCCGGGAACTCAGCGGTGGATTATATGCTGTGGGGCGGTCTTGTTCCGGGGAATCTGGCAGAGCTTGAAGGGCTGGCGGCGGCTGGAGTGACCGGGTTTAAGGCTTTTATCTCCAATCCCGGCGGCGAAGGGGAAGGGCGTTTCCGTGAGGTGGATGACGGGACGCTGTTTCTGGGGATGCAAAAAATCGCCGCTCTCGGCGGCATTCTCGCCCTGCATGCGGAAAGCGAGGACATTACAGCCATGCTGTCAGCGGGGGCTGTCCGCAGCGGCAGGACCGGAGCGCGGGATTTCGCGGCTTCCCGGCCGGCGATGGCGGAGCTTGAGGCAGTATCCCGGGCGCTGCTCTACAGTGAGCGTACCGGCTGCCGGCTGCATTTTGTACACATCAGCACCGCCGCTGCGGTTGAAATGATCCATGCCGCCAAGCGGCGCGGGCTGGATGTGACCGCAGAGACCTGTCCGCATTACCTGGTGCTGAATGAAGACAGCATGGAACAGCTCGGACCGGTAGCCAAATGTGCGCCGCCGCTCCGCAGCACGCAAGAGCAGCAAGAGCTGTGGAAGGTGCTGGCGGAGGGCCGGATTGATCTGATAGCCTCCGACCATTCGCCTTGTCCGCCGGAGCTTAAGTTTGATCCGGGTTTAACCTTCTTTGAAGCCTGGGGCGGCATTTCCGGGGCGCAGAGCAGTCTGGAGCTGATGTTCCACGAAGGCGTGCATATGCGCGGTTTGCCGGTCACCCAAGTCTCGGCGTTGCTGTCGGGGCAGCCTGCGCGGCGTTTTGGACTGGATCACCGCAAAGGCTCCATCGCTCCGGGGCTGGACGCCGATCTGGTCCTGCTGAACCCCAAAGCCGGTTATACGCTGGCTGCTGGGGATCTGCTCTACCGGCACAAGCACAGCCCATATATCGGAATGACTTTATCCTGCAAGGTCACAACGACGGTCTGCCGGGGGAATGTGGTATACACCGCTGAACAAGGAGTGGTGTCGGCGGATAAAGGAGAGTGGCTGCAGATTTATAACGCGCAGCAGGCTCCATGA